A single genomic interval of Anopheles darlingi chromosome X, idAnoDarlMG_H_01, whole genome shotgun sequence harbors:
- the LOC125950497 gene encoding mannose-6-phosphate isomerase, with protein MEIVGAVQCYEWGKLGNGSLVAQLARANDTGLTVEPDKPYAELWMGDHVNGPATVKASGQSLAKTIQADPVGTIGSETAASLPFLLKVLSIRKALSIQVHPDKPEAEKLHRQFPDVYKDPNHKPELAIALTDFQALCGFRPYPEILQLIEEWAPLQTLLGPETLARFRANPDRQAVQCAYEQLMRSEPEALNRCIDAIAERMRSAPTNATGELPELFLRLTTDFDHDVGLLSIFFLNVLRLKPGEAIYLAANVPHAYLEGDCVECMACSDNVVRAGLTPKFKDVDTLLRLVSYECGPPAAMLARARLLNEDTQPYTRTFVPPVPDFAVSEIRLPVNVARQYTLDNPITGSILLVAGSPGQATLTAADGQPIADLRLGTVLYLPSSAGRTLHLQLTGTDDGNDEPFLAFQAMANDFAAK; from the exons ATGGAAATTGTAGGCGCCGTGCAGTGCTACGAGTGGGGCAAGCTGGGGAATGGTTCGCTCGTAGCGCAGCTGGCCCGTGCGAATGATACTGGGTTGACGGTGGAACCGGATAAGCCTTACGCCGAGCTGTGGATGGGCGATCATGTAAACGGTCCGGCTACCGTCAAGGCGAGCGGTCAATCGCTCGCCAAGACGATTCAGGCTGATCCGGTCGGCACTATCGGGAGCGAGACAGCTGCGAGTTTGCCGTTCCTGCTCAAGGTGCTGAGTATCCGCAAGGCGCTCAGCATCCAGGTGCATCCAGACAAG CCGGAAGCGGAGAAGCTGCATCGGCAGTTCCCGGACGTGTACAAGGATCCCAACCACAAACCGGAGTTAGCGATCGCACTGACCGACTTTCAGGCCTTGTGTGGCTTTCGACCGTACCCGGAAATTCTACAGCTGATCGAGGAGTGGGCCCCACTGCAGACACTACTGGGACCCGAAACGCTAGCCCGCTTCCGGGCGAATCCCGACCGGCAGGCGGTACAATGCGCCTACGAGCAGCTGATGCGCAGCGAACCGGAAGCACTGAACCGCTGTATCGATGCGATCGCGGAACGGATGCGTTCGGCACCGACGAATGCTACTGGTGAGCTACCAGAGCTGTTCCTGCGCCTGACCACCGATTTCGATCACGATGTCGGTCTGCTGTCGATCTTCTTTCTCAAtgtgttgcggttaaaaccgGGCGAAGCGATCTACCTCGCGGCGAACGTACCGCACGCGTACCTCGAGGGTGATTGCGTCGAGTGTATGGCCTGCTCGGACAACGTGGTCCGGGCTGGGCTGACGCCCAAGTTCAAAGACGTCGACACGTTGCTCCGGCTCGTCTCGTACGAATGTGGCCCACCGGCCGCAATGCTGGCTCGCGCCAGGTTGCTTAACGAGGACACGCAACCCTACACGCGCACCTTcgtaccaccggtaccggactTTGCCGTTTCGGAGATACGGCTGCCGGTCAATGTTGCTCGCCAGTACACGCTGGACAATCCGATCACCGGTTCCATACTGCTCGTGGCTGGGTCGCCAGGCCAAGCCACCCTAACAGCCGCGGATGGACAGCCCATCGCCGATCTCAGGCTCGGTACCGTGCTGTACCTGCCCAGCAGTGCCGGCCGCACCCTTCACCTGCAGCTCACCGGtaccgacgacggcaacgacgaacCATTCCTCGCCTTCCAGGCGATGGCAAATGATTTTGCCGCCAAGTAA